GGTCATCTCATGAACACTCTGCTTATCCGTGCGCGATCGGTTGCTAGGAAGCTGGGCATCTTATCTCAGCTGAAGGCCGTCCATTCCGTGTTTCATCGTGGGTACGAAGAGTATTTCGATACCGCGCTTCTTACTCATATTCAGCCAGGTGATGTCGTGTGGGATATTGGGGCAAATCTTGGTCTGTACACCGAAAAGTTCTTGGAGAAGGTGGGAAGCGGAGGGGCCGTTGTCGCGTTTGAGCCAGTGTCGGATTGTTTCGATGTGCTCCGCTCCAAGTTCACTGGGAAGACCAACGTGACGCTGGAGCCTCTTGCGCTATCTTCAAGCAATGGGATAGGGACGATGAAGCTTGCCGCAGATCCGCTCGGTGCCACACACCAATTGGTCGACCAGGCGCATCCAAGTTCCGAGGAGGCCGCTCAGGTCACGATTGTGACGGCTGACAGCTATGCGGCGCGTAGCCGGACTGTCCCGGATGTCATCAAAATTGATGTCGAAGGCTTTGAGTACGAGGTGTTCAAAGGCATGAAGGCGTTGCTCACGGAGCCAAAATTGAGAGGGCTGTTCTGTGAGATGCATTTTGCATTACTCGAAAGCCGGGGCCAGATGTTCGCTCCTGTTGAGATTGAACGGCTGCTCACTCGTGCGGGGTTTGAGGTGACATATACGGATAGCTCCCATATTCAGGCGATTCGATCGACCTAGCCTGCTCTCATTACTCTCCCTCCAGTAAACTGGATAGCAGGATCCCTCGGTAGGCTTATCGGTACGCCGAGCGGACCATCAAGTGCTCATGAGGGACCTATCGGCCTTGCCCGATGGTTTCATCAGGTTGCGTGAACCGGATTTCCTGAGCGTTGTTCGACTACCGGGCCCGTTCTTCTTTTAATATTCCCGTAACAAGAACTTAAATCTGGCGTTGCTACAGCGCTTGACCTTCAGGCGTAGACTCTTCCGAGAGTATGAACCTGTCTATTCTCATCCTGACGCTGAACGAAGAATGCAACCTTGCCGATTGTATCCGGTCGGTGAGCGAGGCAGACGACATCGTCGTTCTGGATTCTTTCAGCAGCGACCGGACGGTCGCGATCGCAACGGAAATGGGCGTACGCGTGATTCAGCGACGGTTCGACAATTACGCGGCCCAAAGAAATGCCGGGTTGAATGAGACCTCGTACAAGCATCCGTGGGTTCTCATGGTCGATGCCGACGAACGGGTCACCCCCGAGCTCTGGGCGGAGATGCGAAGGGCTATAGCGACCGCTGAACCGACGGTCAGTATGTTCCATATGAGGCGAAAGGACTATTGGTTTAGGCAGTGGATTCGACGGAGCAGCGGCTATCCGACCTGGTTCGGTAGATTGGTTCGTGTCGGGCATGTGACGGTCGAGCGGGAGATCAATGAGCAGTACGTCGCGCATGGGGAGTCAAGATTTTTGAGCGAGCATCTAGTGCATTACCCGTTCAACAAGAAAGTCGCCTATTGGTTTGAACGTCATAACCGATACTCGTCGATGGAGGCCAACGCGCTTGCCGGAGAGCGACGGGAGAAGATTGCGATTCGGGGACTGTGGTCGACCACTCCGATCGTGCGCCGGAAAACCATGAAGCAGATTGCCTACCGACTGCCAGGGCGTCCGCTCTTGGTATTCCTGTACCTCTGCGTGGTGCGGGGAGGCTTTTTGGATGGTCTTGCGGGATTGCGGTATTGCATCCTCCGGGCGATCTACGAATACATGATCGATCTCAAGGTGAAGGAACAAGTGGAGGAGCGGAATGTCCAGGAATCTCGCGAGCAAAATCATCTTCATCAATCGATACTTCTACCCCGATCATTCCGCGACGAGTCAGCTCCTAAGCGACCTCGCGTTTGATCTTGCCTCTCGTGGTCAGGAAATTCATGTCATCACCGGCTGTCAGTTGTACGGCGACCCTCACGCGGCGCTTTGCGCTGAGGAGTTGATCCGTGGCGTGCATGTGCATCGCGTGCCCACGTCGCGGTTTGGGCGGGACAATCTCTGGGGGCGAGCAGCCGATTATCTGACGTTTTATCTTGGCGCGACCTGGCGGCTTCTTCGACTGATAGGCCAAGGAGACACCGTGGTGGCCAAGACCGATCCACCGATGATGTCGGTTCCCGCTTCGTGGGCGGTCAAGCTCAAGGGAGGGGTGCTGGTCAATTGGGTGCAAGATTTGTTTCCGGAAGTCGCCACCTCTCTGGATGTGCATGGGCTACGATTCGCGGCTCCGATGCTCAAGCGGCTGCGCAATCACTCCTTGCGATCGGGCCGAACCAATGTGGTCTTGGGTGAGGTGATGGCTGAGCGTCTCCGTGAAGAGGGTATTCCCTCCGATCAGATCACGATCATCGAAAATTGGGCGGATGGTGATGCCATCCAGCCTATCCGGCGACAGGACAATCCCCTTCTCCATGAGTGGGGTCTCGATGATAAGTTCGTACTCGGGTATTCCGGAAACATGGGCCGCGTTCATGAATTCAAGACCATGATCGACGCGGCGGAGCGGCTGAAGGTCGTGGATGAAATAGCCTTTGTGTTTATCGGCGACGGCATGGCCAGACGATGGCTCGAGTCGGAGGCGGCGGGGCGGGGTTTGACGAATGTGCAGTTTTATCCATACCAATCTGCCGATCGATTGCAGTGGAGTTTGAGCGTTCCTGACGTACATTTCGTGTCGCTGCGGCCGACCCTCGAGGGACTCATCGTGCCGAGCAAGTTCTACGGAATCGCGGCGGCGGGACGACCGATCATCCACATCGGCGATCCCGATGGAGAGATCGCCCGCATCCTTGACCGTGAACGCTGTGGGTGGAGTTTCTGTATCGGTGAGGTCGAGGCACTGGCTGCCTGCATTCTCAGGCTGTACCGCCACAAGATGGAGGTCATTGACGCAGGGCTCTGTGCGCGGCGGGCATTCGACCGGAAGTATTCACGTGGGCATGCGCTCGATAGTTGGCGTGTGCTGTTGAACTCGGCTCCGGGCCATCTTGCTTCCGTGAATGTCGAAGCGGTCATAGAGCAGCCGGTTGGTGGAAAAAGATCGTGACGCGGTCTCGACCATTCAGCTGGCCCCGATTGTTTCTGATCAGCCTCATTGTGGTCGGAGCGACGGGACATGATATGTCGGGAGCTGCGGAGGGCGAGACGCCTTCCACGATGCAACGACCGTTCATCGTGTTTGACGCGACGTTGTATAAAAACAAACCCTCCTTCTCGGATTATCCGGTCCTTCGTCCGATCACGGTGCTCTACGAATGGCCGTTGTTTCTTACCGGTCAGTCGTCAGCCGCATTGCCGTCGGAGCAAAGGGTGCGATCCGCCGTCAAGGACTTGAGTGAGGCGTCTGATCCGGTGGTTCTCGATATCGAGCGCTGGCCGCTCAAGGGTGATGCGCAGGCCGTGAAGACGAGCGTCGGGAAGTTGCTGATGGTTTTGTCGTGGATCAAGCAGGAAATGCCCAGTGCCAAGATCGGCACCTATGGAACCGTCCCGTTGCCGGACTATTGGCGGGCCATTCGTGGGCGGACGAACGCGGAGTTTCAAGCCTGGCAGCGGGATAACGACCGATTGGATGAGTTGCTGCCTAGTATGGATGCCTTGTATCCCTCCATTTATACGTTCTACTCCGATCGCCAAGGCTGGGTAACCTATGCGATTGCACAGATCGAGGAGGCTCGCCGAAAAGCCAATGGAAAGCCGGTCTATGCATTTCTGTGGCCACAGTATCATGAGTCGAATTATCTCATCGGTCTCAAACCAATCGAGCCGGATTATTGGGAGCTGCAATTAAACACCGTTTCTCAATATGCGGATGGAGTGGTGATCTGGGGGGGATGGGGCAAGCATGAGCCGGAGCCATGGAACGAAGATGCCCCTTGGTGGCAAGTGACCAAGCGATTTATGAGCCGAATCGACGGGGTTGTTCCTAGTGTCCCATCGGGATTGAAAGCGCACTAGTGTCGAGCTGATCGATGGGTGGTTTTCAATCATGGCTGATCGGTCTCTCAGCTATTGGTTTCCAATAAAAGAATCGACGACTGCCATCGGCATCGCGTCGTCGATGGCTCCTATGGAGGGGCAGTCGGGCGCTGTTTATTTGGCCTCCCTGGGGTTGCTGTAAAGGTGCTTCTCGCCGTCAGCCGACCACTACCGTATCCACAGTCCCGCCCGTTTTAACGATCAGTTAACACAAACTTGAGATTGACGTGGCCCACGGCCGATCGGCGAACGGTACACTTCAACGTCGTCATCACTGTGGAGCTGTCATGAATACTCAACCTACGGTTCTCGGGCAATCGCTGCCGTCCCCCTCCGAACCGCCTTTGATTCACTCGTCCATGCGGAACAACGCATCTTTGCCCTGGATGATTCTTGCCGTGATCGTGACGGTCCTCGGCTATCTCTATGCCGATAGTCTGCGATTCTTGGGAGAGTCATGGTTGGAAGACAACAACAGCCATGGGCCGTTCATTCCGTTGATCGTGCTGTACATGATTTGGCTGCGCTGGCCGACACTCCATGTCATTGAGCATCGGGGTTCGTGGTGGGGCCTCTCCATTGTAGGTATCGGGCTGTGCATATATGCGGTCGGTCAGTTTGCCGCCATGCACGCAGTCGTGCATCTCTCGCTCTGGCTGGTGATCGTCGGATTGCTGGGCTCTGCGATCGGTCTGGCCGGCCTTCGTCGGCTCACGTTTCCGTTGTTGTACTTGCTTGCAGCCGTTCCGCTTCCGGTCTTTCTGCAATATGAGCTATCGAGCAAACTTCAACTGTGGTCGTCGACCCTGGGCGTCGGGTTTCTTCATGCGATCGGGGTGACAGCCTATCGGGAAGGGAACGTGATCGATCTTGGGCCGACGCAACTTCAAGTCGTCGAGGCTTGCAGCGGTCTGCGGTATCTCTTTCCGCTCATGGCGCTGACGTTACTCATGGCCTATCTCTACCGCGAATCATTTTGGAAGCGGGCCGTGCTCGTCTTGTCCAGCATACCGATCTCGATTCTGCTGAACGGCTTTCGAATCGGTGTCATCGGTATCCTGGTGGGATTCTACGGGCAAGCGGCAGCCGAAGGGTTTACCCATTTTTTTGAAGGGTGGATTTTCTTTGTGGCGAGTCTCGTCTTGCTGTGTGGTGAAATGTGGATCTTTGCGAGAGTCGGTTCGGCCGGACCTCGCCGTTCGTTCGCCGATTTGATCGGTCTGCCGGCTGCCGGCGGTGCCATGCCACCCGCTCTCACTCAACCGGCTGCGGCCATTTCTTTTCCACCCCTGTTCGTCGCGAGCGGGTTGCTTGCTGTGGCGATCGTCGCCGCTCCCACCATCAATCCCGAGGAGTTTCCTCCTCCACCAAGTCGCCACCAGTTGGTCGATTTTCCATTGCGGCTTGGAGGGTGGACGGGAGTCAATGCTCCGATGGAGCGACAATATCTCGATGCGTTGGCGTTGGACGATTATGTGATGGCGGATTACACGGCCGCCGATCGCCGCCCGGTCAATGTGTACGTAGCGTACTATCTCTCTCCGAAGAAAGGTCGTTCTTCGCATTCACCGAAACAATGCATTCCGGGGGGCGGATGGGAAATCACGTCCTTCGAACCGACACGGATGGAGCATGTGTCGGAGATCAAACCGGGCCAAGAGATCAATCGCGTCGTCGTGCAGAAAGATGGGTATAAGCAGATCGTCTACTACTGGTTCAAGCAGCGCGATCGATGGATTACGAGCGAATATCTCGTGAAGTTTTTCCTCTTTTGGGATTCCTTGACCAGGCATCGCGCCGATGGAGCACTCGTGCGGTTGTCCTCGTCGGTACATCCCGGAGAAAACGAAGCCATCGTCGATGAACGGCTCCAGACGATGGTCGGTTTGGTCACACCGTTGTTGGGTCGATACGTTCCCGATTGAGGTGATTGAGGCATGGGTTCGGCATTGTTCCTAAGCTTTATCGGGTCTCTCGTCATCTGCATGGCGCTCATCCCGGTCTTATCCACGTCGGCAAGCCGTTTGAGCTTCATCGATTCGCCGCGAGAGCGGCATGTGCATGCTGAGCCCATGGCCAAGGTAGGAGGAATTGCTTTTGCTTTTGCGACGTTCATCGCGGTTCTGGTCTGGGCTCCGAAAGATTCGTTTCTCCTTTCCAGTCTCCTGGGCGGTGCCGTCATCCTGTTCTTCGGGATATGGGACGATCGGGCCGATCTGCATTATCGAATCAAGTTCGCGGGACAAGTACTGGCTGCCCTGGCCGCCATAGGCATCGCCGGTGTCCACTTGTCTTCGGTCCCATTCTTCGATGAGGTAATGCTTCCCGCCTGGGTGGCTCTCCCGCTGACCTTGCTCGTCATCGTTGCAGTGACGAATGCCGTCAATCTCTCCGATGGCCTGGATGGGTTGGCCGGAGGGTTGTCGCTTATCAGTTTCATCGGGTTGGCCTACCTCGCTTATCAGGTCAACGAGCCGCTGCTCATTCTCTTGATCGTGTCCATTCTCGGAGGCCTGCTGGGTTTTCTTCGATTCAACACGTACCCCGCGCGCGTCTTTATGGGCGACGCAGGCAGTCAATTTCTCGGCTACTACCTGGCCGTCGCCGCGCTCATGCTGATCGATGCCCACCGCGCGGCCTATAGTCCCTTGCTGGTTCTGTTCATTTGGGGAGTTCCGTTGCTCGATATGGTCGGTGTCATGGGGCAGCGGGTGCTGGAAGGGCGGTCCCCGTTTGTCGGCGATCGAAACCATATCCATCATCGACTTCTGTCTTTTGGCTTGAATCATGGTCAAGCTGTCACGACCATTTATCTCGTGCATGGTCTCATGGTGAGCTGCGCCTATTTCCTACGATGGCAGTCCGATGTGTTGCTCCTGACGATGTATCTTGCGTTTGCGGGTGCCGTCCTGTTCGTCTTTGCCCAGCCGCCTGGAGGGATAAGAGCGCACGGTGCATCGCCGGTGACCCAAGCGCCTCGAGTGATCATGAGCAACATGTCGAGGACTCGGATGAAACGCGAGTGGCCGCTCAATCTCCTCTACGTGACCGTACCATGTTATCTGGCCTGGGCGGTGACGGTCCCAAAGGAAATTCCGTCTGACGGAGGAGCGATTGCGGTTGGGTTAGCGGTCATCGTGATTGGCGCACTGCTGAGTCGTTCCGCGATTGCATGGGTGGTGCGTGCGGCGCTCTACATTGGGTCCATGTGCCTTCTGTATTACGGAGAGGCATTCCCACGTACGAGCGTCACGACGTGGCTGACACCTACGAATATGGTGATGGTGATCTTGGCCGTGCTGGTCTTCCTCGCGATTCGATGGGCGGGGGACGGCCAATTTCAAACCACTCCACTCGATCACTTGATCGGGTTCTTGGCCGTTGCGATGCCGTTTCTACCGGAGATGACCATCGGCGATGTGTCCGTCGGTCCGCTCATGGCAAAAGCCGTCGTGTTGTTTTTTGCGTTTGAGTTACTGCTGTATCTGCGGTCGTCTGCGGCCATACGACTGGGACTAGTTTCCCTGGTGATATTGACCGGAATCATGTGGCGAGCCTGGTGGTCATGACGGGAGAAGGGGGTAAGGTGATGAAGCGATATGCGGTGCTGTGGATGGTGGCACTTCTGGTGGGTGGCCTCGTCGCCTGTGGCGGGCCGGAAGAGCGCAAGGAGAAATACCGCCTTCGCGCGCAGGACTATTTTCAGCAGGGAGATTATGCGAAAGCGCGAGTTGAACTCAGAAATGTGCTGCAAATCGATCCCAAGGATGTCGATGCCTATTTGCTCTATGCCCAAGTGGAAGAGAAAGAGCGTAACTATCGAAATGCCGCGGGAGCCTATCAACAGGTGATCGAATTGAGTCCGGGGCATGACCGGGCGATGGTCAAGCTCGCGAAGTACTATCTTGAGTTTCGTGCGCTTGAACAGGCGGGAAAACTTGCAGACCAACTGCTCACCGGCCGACCGGAGCATGCCCAGGCTCGGGCCATCAAGATCGCGATCGTCGCCCTAGGGGGAAACCTGAACGGGGCCGTGACGCAGGCCGAACAGCTCGTCACCGACGCTCCGACGGAAATTGATGCGGTCCTCCTCATGGCTTCGCTCTACACCTCGACTCAACGTCCGGCGGAAGCGATGCCCCATCTACGCCGTGCGCTCGGGGCGAATCCGAGCAACCTCGAACTGCTGGATGCCGTGGCGACCACATCGATGAAGCTGGGGAAGCTCGCGGATGCCGAGTCGACGTTTGAGCAGATCGCCAAACTGGAACCGACGATCCTCAGTCACCGACTGCGACAAGTGGCGTTTTATGACCAACAGCAGCAGTACGACAAGGCCGAAGCGATTCTGCAGGAAGCCATTCGACTGAACCCGGAGGATGAACAGCGACGGATGGCACAGGTGGACTACATCGCCCGTCGTCGTGGCGTCGAACAGGCTGAAGCCGTGCTCCAACAAGCGAAGAAAGAGCTGCCACATGCCGGGAAGCTATGGTTCGCACTCGGACGTCTCTACGAATCGACCAAGCGGGGTGACAAGGCGCGTGAGGTGTATCGCGACATTCAGAAAGAGTTCGCCGGCAAACCGGAAGCATCGGAAGCTCAGGTGAAGTTGGCGGGGATGGATTGGGGGGCCGGAAAGACTGAAGACGCCGAGCGGCAGATCGAGGCGGTCTTGAAAGACAATCCTCGCTCCACGGATGCCCTGATGCTGCGTGGACAGATAGCCCTCAAGCGCGGCAAGGGCCAAGACGCCGTGCTCGACTTTCGCTCCATCCTGAAGGATCAGCCGGAATTAGTGGAGGGCCATGTGCTGCTGGCAAGAGCCTATCTGCTCACCGGTGAGCAATCGCTGGCCCGCGAGAGCCTGGATCGGGCGGTGGCCTTGAAGCCTTCGATGACAGAGGCGCACACCTTGTTGGTGGGGTTGGATGCCGCAGCGGGCCAGCTCAAAGAAGCCAAGCAGCGACTGGATCTGTTGATCACCCAGGACCCCAACAATGTGGCGTTGCTCGGGATGCAGTTTCAACTGCAGTTGCAAGAAAAGGATTGGGGTAAGAGTCATGATACGTTGAAGCAGTTGCGTCGGGCCGGAGCGAACGAAGCGCTTGCCAGCCTGGCCGAGGGACACGTTGCCCTCGGCCAGCAGCAGTGGGATGCCGCGGAGAGTGCCTATAACAAGGCGGCGCAGCAACATCCGACGGCACCGGAACCGCTGTTGGCGCTGGTGCAGTTGGATATGCGACGTGGGCGGCCGGTGCATGCACAGAAACGCTTGGAGGGCGTGTTGGCCAAATTCCCGGACCATCCGTACGCCGATGGCTTCCTCGGCGAACTGTTGCTGACAAAGGGAGATCCGGCGTCAGCGGTGGCGCATTTTGAGGCCGCGACCCGTCTCAATCCCAAGTGGACGACTCCGTGGGTCCACCTGGCGCGGGCTCGATTCGGTCAAAAGCAGGTGGGTGAAGGCGATGCGGCGCTGTTAAAAGGACTGGAAGCTAATCCCAAACATGAGCAGCTACGATTGATGTTGGCCTTAAGCCTCACGGCACAGCGTCGTCATGATGAAGCCATTACTCAATACGAGACCGTGCTGAAGCATGCTCCCGGATCACTCTTGGCGGCGAACAATCTTGCCGTCGCCCTGGTCGATCACAAGGGGGATGCGCAGAGCTTGGAACGTGCGTTGGCGTTGAGTCGTGGATTCGAGTCACAGAAGCCGAATCCTTACCTCCTCGACACGCTGGGATGGGCCTACTATAAGTCCGGAAACGGCGTGGATGCGGTTCGTATTCTCCAGAAGGCTACGACGCTGGTTCCTGAACATCCAATTCTGAATTATCACCTCGGTTCCGCCTATGCCAAAGCCGGCCAGCGTGCCGAAGCCGTCGCGCATCTCAAGAAAGCGCTGGCATCCAGCACGGTGTTTGATTGGACTGATACGGCGAAGACGTTGCTCGGAGAGGTCTCTTGATGAACACACCACGAGAAGAACAGTCCAACATTCGATGGAAGGGGCTGGCGGTGTTCATCGGATGTGTCTTTCTCTGGACCGTGAGTCCGATCACGGTCCGCGCAGCGGAGCCGATCAGTGGAGAGCCGATGAATGCAGAGCCGTCTTATCTCCTCGGCCCGGAAGATGTACTGAAGGTTGCAGTGTGGAAGGATGACCAATTGACGCAGGAGATGGTCGTGAGGCCGGATGGGATGATTTCCTTCCCGTTGATCGGGGAGGTCACGGCCGCAGGGCGAACAGCCGAAGACGTGCGTTTGGACGTTACGAAGCGGCTGATGAAATATCTTCCGACGCCGAACGTGACAGTGACGGTGCTCAAGGTACAGAGCTATCGCATCTATGTGTTGGGACGGGTGCTTAAACCGGGAGAGTATCAGGCAGGCCATCATACCGATGTGCTGCAGGCCTTGAGTATGGCCGGGGGACTCACGCCCTATGCCGCGGAGAACGACATCAAGATCATTCGTCGGCAGCAAGGCGGTGAGGAACTGGTGTTTCCCTTCCGCTATGGTGATGCCCGAAAGGGCAGAGAGTTACATCAGAACATCGTCTTGCAGCGCGGCGATGTGGTGATGGTGCCGTGACGGAATGGAAGGTTCCCTTGTGGTTCACAGGCAAGGTGGTGCTCGAGCTCAAACATGGGTTTGGGCCCTTGCCGGAATGTGGGGGCTGGTGTTGTTCACGATAGGAGCCGGGAATGGAGTGAGCAGCGCCGCCGAATGGTCGGCGGCTCCATCGTTGAGCGTGAAGGGTGTCTACAACAGTAATTTGCTGTTGAGTGCCGGGAACAACGAAGTGATCGGTCATTGGATTACCCCGGATCTCAAGTTTAAAGGAGCGACGGAAACCTTCGAGATCGAAGGAGAAACTAAAGCCGATTTTATTCACTACTATGGGAGCAATGAGCGGGAGCTCACCAATCTGTACTTTCCCCTGAGGACTTCGTATCGCTTAGACCGGCACAGCTTCGAATTTGATGGCGGCTTTACGCGTGACAACACCTTGGTTGGGGAGCTGCAACGAACCGGGTTGGTCTTGGGCTTTACACAGCGAAGTCTGTGGACGGCCATGCCGACATGGAAGGTCGGAATCACTGAGCGGTTGTCCTGGAAGACCGGGTACCACTTCATGGATGCGCAGTATCAGGACGGCAGCCGACTTGGCTTTGCGAATTATCAAGTTCACGGAGTGAATGCCGGACCGACCTATCACCTAACTGAGTTGGATGAGGTCAGTCTCACGGGCGAATACAACCTGGTTCGAATTCCTTCGGTCGGACTTGAATCGACCTATTACGGCGCCCAGGGTAGCTGGACGCATGATTTTGGCGATGGAGTAGTCGGTTCAATTTCAGGGGGAGGACGGTTGGTAGGCTCGACGCAGGATATTCCGAGAATCCCGGGCCTGCTTGGGTTTCTATTGGGAAGGACTCGGGACCGCTCGGTGACCAGCCATGAGGTCGTGTGGGTGTACCGAGGGTCGTTGCGGAAACAATTCGAGAGGACAGCGGTTCAGATCGACGGAAGCCGAGAGATTAACCCCAGTGGGTTCGGCCGACTATTGCAGACCGACCGCGTGGGCGGATCGCTTTCTCACAACCTCAGCGAGACGATCAATTTCTCGGTTTCCGGAGCGCTCTATTTTGTCTCAGGGATCAACACGACGGAAGGCAGTCGGCCGTTGCCCCGTACGACGTTTTTCTCCGTTACGCCCACGCTCTCCTGGCAGTTCGCCCAATGGTGGTCGGCCTCGGTGTCTTACACCTACGGAGAACGAGCTGTGGATGATCTCGATCAACGGTACAATTCAAATTCGACTTTCATCATGTTGACGTACGGAGGCGATAAATGGTCAGTGTCGCGATGAGTCAAGATCGGAGATTGCAGGGACGGGCCGCCGCGCGTGCGCGGACACTGCCGGACTATCTGGTTCTCTTGCGCCGGCGCCGAACCTTGATTCTGGCGGTCTGTGTGGCACTCATGGCCGCGAGTGCGGCGCTGGCATTGCTGCTCCCGGCCGTGTATCGCTCGACCGCCACGATTCTCATCGAGGAGCAGGAAATTCCACCCGATCTGGTTCGGTCGGCGATCGCGACCTATGCCGATCAGCGTATCGAGACGATCAAGCAACAAGTCCTCAGCCGGGCCACGCTCTGGCGCATCGTCGAACAGTATGGTCTCTATGAGAAGCTCCGGAAACGGAGCCCGACCGAGGAAGTGTTGGAGCGCTTTACCAAGGACATTCAGATCGATGTTCTGAACGTCAAGGTGGTTGATAAACGGACGCAGAACCCGACCCAAGCCACCATCGCGTTTACCTTGGCGTACGACGGCGAAACTCCGGCATCGGCACAAAAGGTCGCCAATGAACTGACGAGTCTTTTTCTGGCGGAAAACTTGAAAAGCCGCGAACGGCATGCGCAGGAAACCACGGCTTTTCTGAAGCGAGAGGCGGAGAATCTGGATAAGCATATCCAGGAACTGGAAGTCATGCTTGCCGCTGTGAAGCACAAAGCCGACGGGGCGTTGCCGGAGTTGATACAGCTCAATATGCAACTGTTGACTCAGGCGCAGCGCGAGCTGCTTGATGCTGACCGCGATATCCGAAGTCTACGCGAGAAGAAGACATATTTGGAAGGGGAGTTGGCGCAGCTGAAGCCCCAAACACCGATCATTACTGCTAGCGGCGACCGGCTCTTGGATACGGGGGAACGGCTGAAGGCGTTGCGCGCTCAGTATGCCAGTGTCTCCGCCTACATGCTGCCCGACCATCCTGATTTCATCAAACTCAAACAAGAGATCGATTCGCTTGAAAAAGAAACGGGGGGCATCGATGAACGCGATGAACTCTCGAAACAGATCCAGGCCGAGCGAGCGACACTGGCCGATCTTCGAGACCGGATGTATGACTCCCATCCCGATGTGATTCGTGCCCAAGAAGTTGTGGCGTCACTGGAGCGGGAACTGCAGGCCCGCTCGCTTCGCCCGACACTCCCTCCGCCCGTCAAGCCGGAAAACCCCGCCTACATCAACATTCAATCCCAGTTGGCATCGACTCAGGCCATGTTGGGATCGTTGGAGTCGGCTCGAGCCGATCTCAAACGTCGGATGACGGAGTACGCAAAGCGAGTCGAAATGACACCGACGATCGAACCCGACTATATGGACCTGCTCAGAGATCGAGAGAATTCCATGCGCAAGCATCAAGAGATCACGTCCAGACTGATGGAAGCGCAAGTGTCGGCGGAGTTGGAGGTGCAGCGAAAGG
The Candidatus Nitrospira nitrosa DNA segment above includes these coding regions:
- a CDS encoding glycosyltransferase family 2 protein, whose product is MNLSILILTLNEECNLADCIRSVSEADDIVVLDSFSSDRTVAIATEMGVRVIQRRFDNYAAQRNAGLNETSYKHPWVLMVDADERVTPELWAEMRRAIATAEPTVSMFHMRRKDYWFRQWIRRSSGYPTWFGRLVRVGHVTVEREINEQYVAHGESRFLSEHLVHYPFNKKVAYWFERHNRYSSMEANALAGERREKIAIRGLWSTTPIVRRKTMKQIAYRLPGRPLLVFLYLCVVRGGFLDGLAGLRYCILRAIYEYMIDLKVKEQVEERNVQESREQNHLHQSILLPRSFRDESAPKRPRV
- a CDS encoding FkbM family methyltransferase, which gives rise to MNTLLIRARSVARKLGILSQLKAVHSVFHRGYEEYFDTALLTHIQPGDVVWDIGANLGLYTEKFLEKVGSGGAVVAFEPVSDCFDVLRSKFTGKTNVTLEPLALSSSNGIGTMKLAADPLGATHQLVDQAHPSSEEAAQVTIVTADSYAARSRTVPDVIKIDVEGFEYEVFKGMKALLTEPKLRGLFCEMHFALLESRGQMFAPVEIERLLTRAGFEVTYTDSSHIQAIRST
- the xrtD gene encoding VPLPA-CTERM-specific exosortase XrtD — translated: MNTQPTVLGQSLPSPSEPPLIHSSMRNNASLPWMILAVIVTVLGYLYADSLRFLGESWLEDNNSHGPFIPLIVLYMIWLRWPTLHVIEHRGSWWGLSIVGIGLCIYAVGQFAAMHAVVHLSLWLVIVGLLGSAIGLAGLRRLTFPLLYLLAAVPLPVFLQYELSSKLQLWSSTLGVGFLHAIGVTAYREGNVIDLGPTQLQVVEACSGLRYLFPLMALTLLMAYLYRESFWKRAVLVLSSIPISILLNGFRIGVIGILVGFYGQAAAEGFTHFFEGWIFFVASLVLLCGEMWIFARVGSAGPRRSFADLIGLPAAGGAMPPALTQPAAAISFPPLFVASGLLAVAIVAAPTINPEEFPPPPSRHQLVDFPLRLGGWTGVNAPMERQYLDALALDDYVMADYTAADRRPVNVYVAYYLSPKKGRSSHSPKQCIPGGGWEITSFEPTRMEHVSEIKPGQEINRVVVQKDGYKQIVYYWFKQRDRWITSEYLVKFFLFWDSLTRHRADGALVRLSSSVHPGENEAIVDERLQTMVGLVTPLLGRYVPD
- a CDS encoding glycosyltransferase family 4 protein is translated as MGSALFLSFIGSLVICMALIPVLSTSASRLSFIDSPRERHVHAEPMAKVGGIAFAFATFIAVLVWAPKDSFLLSSLLGGAVILFFGIWDDRADLHYRIKFAGQVLAALAAIGIAGVHLSSVPFFDEVMLPAWVALPLTLLVIVAVTNAVNLSDGLDGLAGGLSLISFIGLAYLAYQVNEPLLILLIVSILGGLLGFLRFNTYPARVFMGDAGSQFLGYYLAVAALMLIDAHRAAYSPLLVLFIWGVPLLDMVGVMGQRVLEGRSPFVGDRNHIHHRLLSFGLNHGQAVTTIYLVHGLMVSCAYFLRWQSDVLLLTMYLAFAGAVLFVFAQPPGGIRAHGASPVTQAPRVIMSNMSRTRMKREWPLNLLYVTVPCYLAWAVTVPKEIPSDGGAIAVGLAVIVIGALLSRSAIAWVVRAALYIGSMCLLYYGEAFPRTSVTTWLTPTNMVMVILAVLVFLAIRWAGDGQFQTTPLDHLIGFLAVAMPFLPEMTIGDVSVGPLMAKAVVLFFAFELLLYLRSSAAIRLGLVSLVILTGIMWRAWWS
- a CDS encoding glycosyltransferase family 4 protein; translation: MSRNLASKIIFINRYFYPDHSATSQLLSDLAFDLASRGQEIHVITGCQLYGDPHAALCAEELIRGVHVHRVPTSRFGRDNLWGRAADYLTFYLGATWRLLRLIGQGDTVVAKTDPPMMSVPASWAVKLKGGVLVNWVQDLFPEVATSLDVHGLRFAAPMLKRLRNHSLRSGRTNVVLGEVMAERLREEGIPSDQITIIENWADGDAIQPIRRQDNPLLHEWGLDDKFVLGYSGNMGRVHEFKTMIDAAERLKVVDEIAFVFIGDGMARRWLESEAAGRGLTNVQFYPYQSADRLQWSLSVPDVHFVSLRPTLEGLIVPSKFYGIAAAGRPIIHIGDPDGEIARILDRERCGWSFCIGEVEALAACILRLYRHKMEVIDAGLCARRAFDRKYSRGHALDSWRVLLNSAPGHLASVNVEAVIEQPVGGKRS